The Conger conger chromosome 15, fConCon1.1, whole genome shotgun sequence genome contains a region encoding:
- the rxfp3.3a3 gene encoding relaxin-3 receptor 1 gives MGDILNYTASGTLNRSLTDQDRFSSLEDIDVSADGSPVLRFIISIVYSVVCAVGLVGNLLVFFFIKVKQGRKKSTINFFILNLAVTDFQFVLTLPFWAVDTALDFSWPFGDAMCKIILSVTVLNMYASVFFLTAMSITRYWSVASALKNRTQPISCSVKWASALLWVSATVATAPTSIYSTVKNVAGEKLCLLKFPHGQYWLAVYHLQKILIAFVLPMLIVSISYLLLLRFIRLRSMNTKNSKRRSKVTKSVTIVVLSFFLCWMPNHAITFWGVLVKFNVVYWDQTYYTVHTYVFPVTVCLAHVNSCLNPVLYCLTRREFRKKLKDFIFRM, from the coding sequence ATGGGGGACATTCTTAACTATACTGCCAGCGGAACGTTGAACAGGTCTTTGACAGATCAGGACAGGTTCAGCAGTCTGGAGGACATAGATGTATCTGCTGATGGGAGCCCGGTTCTTAGATTCATTATCTCGATAGTATATTCGGTGGTGTGCGCTGTTGGGTTGGTGGGGAACTTGttggtttttttcttcataaaagtGAAACAAGGCAGGAAAAAGTCCACAATCAACTTCTTTATTCTTAACCTGGCTGTGACAGACTTCCAGTTTGTGTTGACCCTGCCCTTCTGGGCAGTGGACACCGCTCTTGACTTCAGCTGGCCGTTTGGGGATGCGATGTGCAAAATCATTCTGTCCGTCACTGTCCTGAACATGTACGCTAGCGTGTTCTTTCTCACTGCCATGAGCATCACACGCTACTGGTCTGTCGCATCAGCTCTTAAAAACCGAACTCAACCGATATCCTGTTCGGTGAAATGGGCGAGCGCGCTACTGTGGGTCTCAGCGACCGTGGCTACGGCACCAACATCTATATACTCCACGGTGAAAAACGTAGCTGGAGAGAAGCTCTGTCTTTTGAAATTCCCCCATGGACAGTATTGGCTTGCAGTGTACCATCTTCAAAagattttgattgcctttgtctTACCGATGCTAATTGTTTCCATCTCCTATTTGTTGCTCCTGCGGTTCATCCGCCTGCGAAGCATGAACACTAAGAACTCCAAGAGGAGATCCAAAGTCACAAAATCCGTCACTATCGTGGTCCTCTCGTTCTTTCTTTGTTGGATGCCAAACCACGCCATCACGTTCTGGGGAGTCTTAGTCAAATTCAATGTGGTTTACTGGGATCAAACATACTACACTGTTCACACTTATGTGTTTCCAGTGACTGTCTGTCTAGCTCATGTAAATAGCTGTTTAAACCCAGTTCTTTACTGTCTCACGCGGAGGGAGTTTAGAAAGAAGTTGAAAGATTTCATTTTTAGAATGTAG